From a single Rickettsia endosymbiont of Cantharis rufa genomic region:
- a CDS encoding GIY-YIG nuclease family protein yields the protein MYWVYILCSDRNGTLYIGVTNNILCRTYEHKQKIIKGFTTKYNAIKLVYTEEFADIKEALVREKALKKWNRSWKIKLIEKLNPNWEDLGKCISGFSPTRE from the coding sequence ATGTATTGGGTATATATATTATGCTCTGATCGCAACGGCACTCTATATATTGGTGTTACTAATAATATACTATGTCGTACTTATGAACATAAACAAAAAATAATCAAGGGTTTTACGACAAAATATAATGCTATAAAACTTGTTTATACAGAAGAATTTGCTGATATTAAAGAAGCACTTGTTAGAGAAAAAGCATTAAAAAAGTGGAATCGTAGTTGGAAAATAAAATTAATAGAAAAACTTAATCCTAATTGGGAAGATTTAGGTAAGTGTATTTCTGGATTCTCTCCTACGCGGGAATGA